The following are encoded together in the Humulus lupulus chromosome 5, drHumLupu1.1, whole genome shotgun sequence genome:
- the LOC133780151 gene encoding late embryogenesis abundant protein At1g64065-like produces the protein MVAEKNEEHPLAKADDYTRSDQESGDLSAEELKRKKMIKIATYVVAFVIFQVIVITTLALTIMKVKSPVLTLDNIQLQTQTTTTKSPSFDRSFSTQVRVKNTNFGPYKFQATTLNFTYAGATVGQVVIPKGKAGMMSTKKINDVIVMLSSTKLPSSAELESELSLSSSARMNGKVELMSIMKKKKKSITINCTITIDVAAKNVRSLQCWSRRPRTKPMSKPKKTIYKPEQKKKTTKKA, from the coding sequence ATGGTGGCTGAGAAGAATGAAGAGCACCCTTTGGCGAAAGCTGATGATTACACTAGAAGCGATCAAGAATCAGGCGATTTATCAGCTGAGGAGCTTAAACGCAAGAAGATGATCAAAATAGCCACATATGTGGTTGCTTTTGTAATCTTCCAGGTCATTGTTATCACAACACTTGCACTAACTATCATGAAAGTTAAGTCTCCGGTGCTGACACTAGACAACATTCAGCTCCAAACGCAGACAACCACTACCAAGTCGCCATCTTTTGATAGGAGCTTCTCAACCCAAGTTAGAGTCAAGAACACCAACTTCGGGCCCTACAAGTTTCAAGCCACCACCCTCAACTTCACCTACGCCGGAGCCACCGTGGGACAAGTTGTTATTCCTAAGGGCAAGGCTGGAATGATGTCCACCAAAAAGATTAATGATGTGATTGTTATGTTGAGTTCAACTAAATTGCCAAGCAGTGCTGAACTTGAGAGTGAGTTGAGTCTGAGTAGCTCGGCTAGGATGAATGGGAAAGTGGAGCTGATGTCgattatgaagaagaagaagaagtccaTAACCATAAACTGCACAATTACTATTGATGTGGCTGCTAAGAACGTCCGGAGTTTGCAATGTTGGAGCAGGAGGCCGAGGACAAAACCAATGTCTAAACCCAAGAAAACAATATACAAACCTGAGCAAAAGAAGAAAACAACAAAAAAGGCTTGA